Within Pirellulales bacterium, the genomic segment ACAAACGACTCTACGAAATGCTCTGCCACTACCTCAGCGGCTGGGCCACACTCGACGAACTTGAGCAAGCTATCGCCAAACATCACGCCACAGCGAAACCCCCGTAGCAAATCTTGAACCGAACACTATTGACCCTCTCCCTGGCAGGGAGAGGGAGCTTCTGTCACGCCAGGATCTGCTGCACGACGTTTCCATGAACATCGGTCAGGCGGAACTTGCGTCCTTGTAGTTGGTAGGTCAAGCGCGTGTGGTCGATGCCCAGGCAATGCAAGATCGTCGCGTGCAAATCGTGTACGTGTACCGGATCTTGCGTGATGTTGTAGCAATAGTCGTCGGTCGCTCCCAGCGTCATGCCGGGCCGGATGCCGCCGCCGGCGAGCCAGATCGTAAAGCAGCGGGGATGATGGTCGCGGCCGTAGTCTTTTGCCGTCAGCGTTCCCTGGCAATACACAGTGCGGCCGAATTCGCCGCCCCAGACGACCAGCGTATCGTCCAGTAGCCCGCGCTGCTTCAGATCGGCCACGAGCGCTGCCGAGGCCTGGTCGGTGTCGCGGCATTGCCCGGCGATTTGCGTTGGCAGTTTGGTGTGCTGATCCCAACCGCGGTGAAAGAGCTGCACGAAGCGCACACCACGCTCGACGAGCCGCCGCGCGAGCAAACAATTCGCGGCAAAAGTGCCGGGCGTCTTTGATTCCGGGCCGTACAGATCGAACACATGTTGCGGTTCGTCGCGGGCCGCGGTCAGTTCCGGCACCGCGCTTTGCATGCGGAAGGCCAGCTCGTATTGCGCGATGCGGGTTTGAATTTCCGGATCGCCGCTGGTGGCCAGGTGCGCGCGATTGAGTTCTGCCAGGTCATCGAGAAAGCGCCGCCGCGTGTCCGTATCCAGGCCGGCGGGATTCGACAGGTACAGCACAGGGTCACCGCCCGAGCGGAACTTCACGCCTTGATAGCGCGTCGGCAAAAAGCCGCTTCCCCATAGCCGGTCGTACAGCGGTTGGTCGGTCGGGTTGCCGGAGCCTTGCGAGATCATTGCCACGAAGGCGGGCAGATCGGCGTTCTCGGTCCCCAGCCCGTACGCTACCCAGGAGCCGATGCTCGGGCGCCCGGCCAGCTGCGCCCCGGTCTGGAAGAAGGTGATCGCCGGGTCGTGGTTGATGGCCTCGGTGTACATCGACTTGACGAAGCACACGTCGTCGACGACGCGCGCCGTGTGCGGCATGAGCTCGCTGACCCAGGCGCCGCTCTGGCCGTGCTGCGCGAAGCGAAAAATAGTGTTGGCCACGGGAAAGCTGTGCTGCCCGCTGGTCATCCCCGTGAGCCGCTGCCCCTGGCGGATCGAATCGGGCAGTTCCGACCCGCGCAGCTGGTCGAGCCGCGGTTTGTAGTCGAACAGATCCATCTGTGACGGCGCGCCCGACTGGAACAGGTAGATCACGCGTTTGGCCCGCGGCGCGAAGTGCGGCAAACCGGCCAGACCACCAGCGCCGTTCTCGGCGTGCGGTGCCGTTTCGGCGCGCGCTTTCTCTTCGCCCAGCAGGCAAGCCAGCGCGATCGAGCCCAGGCCGCCACCGGCGCGGCCCAGAAAGCCGCGGCGCGTGAGCGCGAGTTGCCGTTCAGCGAGCGGGTCCACGGTTTATTCCTTCGTAATCGCTTCGTCGAGATTCATGATCAAACTGGCCACGGTCGTGTAAGCGGCCAGCTCGCATGCGTCACATTCTGTCTTTCGCGGCGACTCGCCCGTTTTGACGAGCGCCGCGGCGGCGGCCGGGTTGGCCGCGAAGTGCGCTTGCTGCCGCTTCCAATTTCGCAGTAGCGTTTCCAACTCGGCGGCGGTGGGGGGCCGGCCGAGTATCAAACGAAACGCGCGCGCGATGCGCTCGCCCGGTTCCGGAGCCGCTTCGGCGATCACGCGCTCGGCCAGGGCCCGGGCGGCTTCGACGAACGTCACGTCGTTCATCAGCGCGAGCGCTTGAAGCGGCGTATTGGTGCGCACCGTGCGGACGATGCACGTTTCGCGCGGCGAGGAATCGAACGTCACCATCGTCGGCGGAGCGACCGTTCGTTTCACATAGGTGTAGATGCTGCGGCGATACAGATCGTCGCCGTGGTCCTGCACGTAATCGACGTTGCCGGTCAGCTCCAGCCATAAACGCGACGGCTGATAGGGCTTCACCGAGGGGCCGCCGAGCCGTTCGATCAACAGGCCACTGGAAAACAAAGCCGCATCGCGGATCGTCTCGGCCGACAGTCGCTGCCGCGGCCCACGCGCGAGCAGTCGATTGTCCGGGTCGCGCTCAAGCAGCGCCGGCGCGGCCTGGGACGCTTGCCGATAGGTCGCCGAGGTGACGATCGCCCGCTGCAAGCGCTTTACATCCCAGCCGGTGCGCACGAACTCCGTCGCCAGCCAGTCGAGTAGTTGCGGATGGCTGGGTAGTTCTCCTTGCAGACCGAAATCGTCGACCGTTTTGACCAGGCCCGTGCCGAAGAACAATTGCCACTGGCGATTCACCGTCACGCGCGCCACGAGCGGGTTCGCGGGATCGACCAGCCAACGGGCCAGGTCGAGACGATTTTCGATCGTCTTCGACGGCGCCGGCAAAAATGCCGGCACGCCCGGCACCACTTTTTCACCCGGCTGGTCATAACGCCCGCGCATGAGCAAGAACGTATCGCGCCGCGGCGAGACATCTTCCATCACCATGGTGGTCGGGATACTGTCGACAAGTTTTTCCTGCTCGCGCCGCAGCGCGGCAAGCTCTTCGAATTCGCC encodes:
- a CDS encoding DUF1501 domain-containing protein yields the protein MDPLAERQLALTRRGFLGRAGGGLGSIALACLLGEEKARAETAPHAENGAGGLAGLPHFAPRAKRVIYLFQSGAPSQMDLFDYKPRLDQLRGSELPDSIRQGQRLTGMTSGQHSFPVANTIFRFAQHGQSGAWVSELMPHTARVVDDVCFVKSMYTEAINHDPAITFFQTGAQLAGRPSIGSWVAYGLGTENADLPAFVAMISQGSGNPTDQPLYDRLWGSGFLPTRYQGVKFRSGGDPVLYLSNPAGLDTDTRRRFLDDLAELNRAHLATSGDPEIQTRIAQYELAFRMQSAVPELTAARDEPQHVFDLYGPESKTPGTFAANCLLARRLVERGVRFVQLFHRGWDQHTKLPTQIAGQCRDTDQASAALVADLKQRGLLDDTLVVWGGEFGRTVYCQGTLTAKDYGRDHHPRCFTIWLAGGGIRPGMTLGATDDYCYNITQDPVHVHDLHATILHCLGIDHTRLTYQLQGRKFRLTDVHGNVVQQILA